Proteins encoded in a region of the Deltaproteobacteria bacterium genome:
- the lnt gene encoding apolipoprotein N-acyltransferase → MRLAAVLMGGICYALALPPFDLAAFGWLTLVPLLLAIRSEPAGSAFCYGALLGYTSGWAVTWCFADAAARYFQLSLPLAVVGLSLWYLVVCGVPFGLFAAASAVILRSYRFRSAGVLIPALWVATEVLRGRWMGQPWGLLGYTQHGHLGLIQLAALTGVYGVSFLLALGSVALAEAIVRLCRGRGRALHSILAPAAVITACWAGGALFAHTSPAGGFGEHEVAIVQTNLEPAFHWTRSYTDAQVSAHLRATDGLSSTAHPALIVWPENSVPRYLETEPGLAAQLAGVAVRHRADLLFGGPRSDGRRIFNTARLITASGENGGYYDKQRLLLFAEEKRLILSSTPTPNESPKEFTPGARSGVLQSFVALGVSICHEIVHGDLIAQAVRDGAELLVNIANDGWLDLGYEFAGRQHLAMAVFRAVETRRYLVRAATTGNSAVVDPYGRLVGSLPPGTTGVLITKVGGRSTLTPYVRLGDLFAFVCVGVAVTALLRLREG, encoded by the coding sequence ATGCGACTCGCGGCAGTACTGATGGGCGGCATCTGCTACGCCCTCGCCCTACCGCCTTTCGACTTGGCAGCGTTTGGCTGGCTCACCCTCGTCCCGCTGCTGCTCGCGATCCGGAGCGAGCCAGCGGGATCCGCCTTCTGCTATGGCGCACTGCTAGGGTACACCTCCGGCTGGGCCGTCACGTGGTGCTTCGCGGACGCGGCCGCTCGCTACTTCCAGCTGTCGCTTCCACTCGCTGTGGTCGGTCTTTCCCTTTGGTACCTGGTCGTGTGTGGTGTACCGTTCGGGCTCTTCGCCGCGGCGAGTGCGGTCATTCTGCGCTCATATCGTTTCAGAAGCGCTGGTGTCTTGATACCGGCCCTCTGGGTCGCCACGGAAGTACTTCGCGGTCGCTGGATGGGGCAGCCCTGGGGGCTGCTCGGCTACACGCAGCACGGCCATCTCGGTCTCATCCAATTGGCCGCTTTGACGGGTGTGTATGGGGTCTCGTTTCTGCTGGCACTCGGCAGTGTAGCGCTCGCCGAAGCCATCGTGCGCCTCTGCAGGGGAAGGGGTCGCGCCCTGCACTCCATTCTTGCTCCGGCCGCGGTCATAACGGCATGCTGGGCAGGCGGCGCACTCTTCGCGCATACGAGCCCGGCGGGCGGCTTCGGCGAGCACGAGGTGGCGATCGTGCAGACCAACCTCGAACCGGCCTTCCACTGGACACGCTCATACACGGACGCGCAGGTGAGCGCTCACCTGCGCGCGACCGACGGGCTGTCTAGCACGGCGCACCCCGCCTTGATCGTGTGGCCGGAGAATTCCGTGCCCCGCTATCTTGAGACCGAGCCCGGGCTCGCCGCGCAGCTCGCCGGCGTGGCCGTCCGCCACCGCGCGGATCTGCTCTTCGGCGGGCCCCGGTCCGATGGGAGACGAATATTCAATACCGCCCGCCTCATCACCGCCTCCGGGGAGAACGGCGGCTATTACGACAAGCAACGCCTCCTGCTTTTCGCGGAAGAGAAGCGGCTTATTCTCTCCTCAACCCCAACGCCGAATGAAAGCCCGAAGGAGTTCACTCCTGGCGCGCGCTCCGGCGTGCTGCAAAGTTTCGTCGCCTTAGGGGTGTCGATCTGCCATGAGATCGTTCACGGCGACCTCATTGCGCAGGCGGTGCGGGATGGTGCCGAGCTGCTGGTCAACATCGCCAACGACGGGTGGCTCGACTTAGGCTACGAATTCGCCGGTCGGCAGCACCTCGCGATGGCGGTCTTCCGTGCGGTGGAGACGCGACGGTACCTGGTCCGTGCCGCGACCACAGGCAACTCCGCCGTGGTTGACCCCTACGGCCGGCTGGTCGGCTCGTTGCCCCCGGGCACGACAGGTGTTCTCATCACGAAGGTCGGAGGCCGATCAACACTCACACCGTATGTTCGTCTCGGTGATCTCTTCGCGTTCGTGTGTGTCGGAGTCGCTGTGACTGCCCTTCTGAGACTCAGAGAAGGCTAG
- a CDS encoding HAMP domain-containing histidine kinase, whose amino-acid sequence MNGRSQPGVSRVTLLVVSERADLLGSLRAVLEAEGHRALAAESARAAFTLLDAEAAAVLIVEQRLCAVYGDVLARRLRERDAAAQVVVAAADREEAPPRDLLRRLGLHSYHAMADGPERLLVLVDAAVTAHRELTRFQLAERLKTELLGGVSHEFRTPLNVIVGYVDLLRDGAFGACDPATGPVLDKVRGNAAYLLELAEEFLDLSRLEADTTSGRRETVDPIPLLRELADWFSILVRDKHLAFEADIPPGLPPLAAEAAKLRVVVQNLLSNAAKFTAEGHIHLTAAALADGGVAIRVSDTGPGIAPEHHEAVFGMFRQLRPADGRRKGVGLGLALARRFARLMGGDITLESAVGQGATFTVTLPAAADAPAGPAGHIA is encoded by the coding sequence ATGAACGGTCGATCGCAGCCGGGTGTGAGCCGGGTCACGCTCCTCGTGGTGAGCGAGCGCGCGGATCTCCTCGGGTCCCTGCGCGCGGTGCTCGAGGCCGAAGGCCACCGCGCGCTCGCGGCCGAGAGCGCGCGGGCCGCCTTCACGCTTCTCGATGCCGAGGCGGCAGCCGTGCTGATCGTCGAGCAACGCCTGTGCGCCGTCTACGGTGACGTCCTCGCCCGCCGCCTGCGCGAGCGCGATGCGGCCGCCCAGGTCGTCGTCGCGGCTGCCGACCGGGAGGAGGCGCCGCCGCGCGACCTTCTTCGCCGCCTCGGCCTCCACAGCTACCACGCCATGGCGGACGGGCCGGAGCGTCTCCTCGTGCTGGTGGACGCGGCCGTCACCGCGCACCGGGAGCTCACGCGCTTCCAGCTCGCGGAGCGGCTCAAGACCGAGCTGCTGGGCGGCGTGTCCCACGAGTTCCGCACCCCGCTCAACGTGATCGTCGGCTACGTCGACCTGCTGCGCGACGGCGCCTTCGGCGCGTGCGACCCCGCGACCGGACCGGTCCTCGACAAAGTGCGCGGCAACGCCGCCTACCTCCTCGAGCTGGCGGAGGAGTTCCTCGACCTCTCCCGGCTCGAGGCCGACACCACGTCGGGGCGCCGCGAGACGGTGGATCCCATCCCGCTCCTGCGCGAGCTCGCCGACTGGTTCTCGATCCTCGTGCGCGACAAGCACCTCGCCTTCGAGGCCGACATCCCCCCCGGTCTGCCCCCGCTCGCGGCCGAGGCCGCGAAGCTGCGCGTCGTCGTGCAGAATCTCCTCTCGAACGCCGCGAAGTTCACGGCCGAGGGGCACATCCACCTCACCGCCGCCGCGCTCGCAGACGGCGGCGTCGCCATCCGGGTGAGCGACACGGGGCCCGGGATCGCGCCGGAGCACCACGAGGCCGTGTTCGGCATGTTCCGCCAGCTCCGTCCGGCGGACGGACGGCGCAAGGGCGTGGGCCTGGGGCTCGCGCTGGCCCGCCGCTTCGCGCGCCTGATGGGCGGCGACATCACCCTCGAGAGCGCCGTCGGGCAGGGCGCCACCTTCACCGTCACGCTTCCGGCGGCGGCGGACGCTCCGGCCGGGCCGGCTGGCCACATTGCTTGA
- a CDS encoding GFA family protein, which yields MRTYTGGCHCGRVRLEVTADLTRVSECNCSICTRKAYLHLIVPPDRFRLLAGEADLATYQFGTMTARHHFCRHCGVASFYVPRSHPDSIDVNVRCLDGVDLATLTPRPFDGRHWEASIGTLEV from the coding sequence GTGCGGACCTACACGGGCGGCTGCCACTGCGGGCGCGTCCGCCTCGAGGTGACGGCCGACCTGACCCGCGTGAGCGAGTGCAACTGCTCCATCTGCACGCGCAAGGCCTACCTTCACCTGATCGTGCCGCCCGACCGCTTCCGCCTGCTGGCCGGCGAGGCGGACCTCGCGACCTACCAGTTCGGCACCATGACGGCGCGCCACCACTTCTGCCGCCACTGCGGCGTGGCGAGCTTCTACGTGCCGCGCTCGCACCCCGATTCAATCGACGTGAACGTGCGCTGCCTCGACGGCGTGGACCTCGCCACGCTGACGCCCCGGCCGTTCGACGGGCGGCACTGGGAGGCGAGCATCGGCACGCTGGAGGTCTAG
- a CDS encoding NAD(P)/FAD-dependent oxidoreductase, producing MGAPASPPVVVLGAGFAGLRAVRRLGRAGVGTLWVDAHNYHCFLPLLYQVATAGLEPQEIAYPARSILRRLRAVDFRLARVVGGDPAGRTLVTAGGERIAYSHLIVCTGGAAEDFGIPGVREHAFHLYQLDDARALRNHVLRTLERAAVCTDSAARAALLTFLIVGAGATGVEMAGALAEFRRHVVPRDYRTVDPAELRLVVLEAGEHVLPPYPAALRARARRDLEAFGVEVLTGRRVERVAGDHVELSGGERLATRTVIWAAGIRAAPVAARLGLPTGRSGRLCVAPTLQVPGFPAVFAAGDVALVEGAERLPQVAQVAIQQGELAAENVRRARRGEPLLPFRYADKGSMATIGRSRAVAVVNGVRLTGRLAWWAWLVVHLVMLIGFRNRLVVLVDWAWNYFTYDRGLRAIVGAEDEAGGPGTRSPGPA from the coding sequence ATGGGAGCGCCCGCGTCTCCGCCCGTCGTCGTGCTGGGCGCCGGCTTCGCCGGGCTGCGCGCCGTGCGCCGGCTCGGGCGCGCCGGCGTCGGCACCCTCTGGGTCGACGCGCACAACTACCACTGCTTCCTGCCCCTCCTCTACCAGGTGGCGACCGCCGGCCTCGAGCCCCAGGAGATCGCCTACCCCGCGCGCAGCATCCTCCGCCGCCTGCGCGCGGTCGACTTCCGCCTGGCGCGCGTGGTCGGGGGCGACCCCGCGGGCCGCACCCTCGTGACCGCGGGCGGCGAGCGCATCGCCTACTCGCATCTCATCGTGTGCACCGGCGGAGCGGCGGAGGACTTCGGCATCCCCGGCGTGCGCGAGCACGCCTTCCACCTCTACCAGCTGGACGACGCGCGGGCGCTGCGCAACCACGTGTTGCGCACGCTCGAGCGCGCCGCCGTGTGCACCGACTCCGCGGCCCGCGCCGCGCTCCTCACCTTCCTCATCGTGGGCGCCGGCGCGACCGGGGTCGAGATGGCAGGCGCGCTCGCCGAATTCCGCCGCCACGTGGTGCCGCGCGACTATCGCACGGTGGATCCCGCCGAGCTTCGCCTGGTCGTCCTCGAGGCAGGCGAGCACGTCCTCCCGCCCTACCCGGCGGCGCTCCGCGCGCGTGCCCGCCGCGACCTCGAGGCCTTCGGCGTCGAGGTGCTGACCGGCCGGCGCGTCGAGCGCGTGGCCGGGGATCACGTCGAGCTCTCGGGCGGGGAGCGCCTGGCGACCAGGACGGTCATCTGGGCGGCGGGCATCCGCGCGGCGCCGGTCGCGGCGCGGCTCGGGCTGCCGACCGGGCGGAGCGGGCGGCTGTGCGTCGCGCCGACGCTCCAGGTCCCCGGCTTCCCGGCGGTGTTCGCCGCCGGGGACGTGGCGCTGGTCGAGGGCGCTGAGCGCCTGCCGCAGGTGGCGCAGGTGGCGATCCAGCAGGGCGAGCTCGCGGCCGAGAACGTGCGGCGTGCGCGCCGCGGCGAGCCGCTCCTCCCCTTCCGCTATGCCGACAAGGGCTCGATGGCGACCATCGGGCGGAGCCGTGCCGTCGCGGTCGTGAACGGCGTGCGTCTCACGGGCCGCCTCGCCTGGTGGGCCTGGCTCGTCGTCCACCTCGTCATGCTGATCGGCTTCCGCAATCGCCTGGTCGTGCTGGTGGACTGGGCGTGGAACTACTTCACCTACGACCGCGGCCTGCGCGCCATCGTCGGCGCGGAGGACGAGGCGGGCGGGCCCGGGACGAGATCGCCCGGACCCGCCTGA
- a CDS encoding alkaline phosphatase family protein has protein sequence MLRPLVLALLLVAGPLGAESPPPCPFGPGDLPAVTLPPGTLHGAQIPIDNVVVIMQENRAFDHYLGQLHREGQPQAEAEPKNASNPDPTSPNGRPITAFHQTRYCECADLDHSWNGTHREWDNGAMDGFTAANVDPCDPTGSRTMGFYDKRDLPFYYGLYKTFAIGDRFFCSTLTQTFPNRFYLLAGTSFGHIQNDLPSSPTEFSQRTIFNLLDEAVPPVTWKVYFSQVAFADIFAYVRNTRQVNVVPIDQYFSDAAAGTLPQVSFVDPIFLGPKNVENDEHPPANIQVGQEFVSRVVRALLASPQWPRAALFLTYDEHGGFFDHVPPPPACVPDGIPPMLEASDVPGAFDRYGIRVPAAVVSPFSRPHSVSHTPHDHTSILRFIETRFDLPALTARDANADPMLEFFDFTGPQLLKPPSLPAATIDPAHFAECASG, from the coding sequence GTGCTTCGTCCACTGGTCCTCGCCCTCCTGCTGGTCGCCGGGCCGTTGGGTGCGGAATCTCCGCCGCCGTGCCCGTTCGGGCCGGGCGATCTTCCGGCCGTCACGCTGCCACCCGGGACTCTCCACGGGGCGCAGATCCCGATCGACAACGTCGTCGTGATCATGCAGGAAAACCGGGCCTTCGATCATTACTTGGGGCAGCTCCACCGAGAGGGGCAGCCCCAGGCCGAGGCGGAGCCGAAGAACGCGTCGAACCCGGATCCGACCAGCCCGAACGGTCGGCCGATCACGGCCTTCCATCAGACCCGCTACTGCGAGTGCGCTGACCTCGATCATTCCTGGAACGGCACGCACCGCGAGTGGGACAACGGCGCGATGGACGGCTTCACGGCCGCCAACGTCGATCCCTGCGACCCGACCGGCAGCCGCACGATGGGCTTCTACGACAAGCGCGACTTGCCCTTCTACTACGGGCTCTACAAGACGTTCGCGATCGGGGACCGCTTCTTCTGCTCGACGCTGACCCAGACGTTCCCGAACCGCTTCTACCTGCTCGCCGGCACGTCGTTCGGCCACATCCAGAACGATCTGCCGAGCAGCCCCACCGAGTTCTCGCAGCGGACCATATTCAACCTGCTCGACGAGGCGGTTCCACCCGTCACCTGGAAGGTGTACTTCTCGCAGGTCGCCTTCGCCGACATATTCGCGTACGTGCGCAATACCCGCCAGGTGAACGTCGTGCCGATAGACCAGTACTTCAGCGATGCGGCGGCGGGGACGCTCCCGCAGGTGTCGTTCGTCGACCCCATCTTCCTCGGCCCGAAGAACGTCGAGAACGACGAGCACCCGCCCGCCAACATCCAAGTGGGCCAGGAGTTCGTCTCCCGGGTGGTCCGGGCGCTGCTCGCGAGCCCGCAGTGGCCCCGCGCGGCCCTCTTCCTCACCTACGACGAGCACGGCGGCTTCTTCGACCACGTGCCGCCGCCGCCGGCCTGTGTGCCGGACGGCATCCCGCCGATGCTCGAGGCCAGCGACGTGCCGGGGGCCTTCGACCGCTACGGCATCCGGGTGCCGGCGGCGGTCGTGTCGCCCTTCTCGCGCCCCCACTCCGTCTCCCACACGCCCCACGACCACACCTCGATCCTGCGCTTCATCGAGACGCGCTTCGACCTCCCGGCGCTCACCGCCCGCGACGCGAACGCCGACCCGATGCTCGAGTTCTTCGACTTCACGGGGCCTCAGTTGCTGAAGCCGCCCTCGCTGCCGGCCGCGACCATCGACCCCGCGCACTTCGCAGAGTGCGCATCTGGATAG
- a CDS encoding 4a-hydroxytetrahydrobiopterin dehydratase → MSLTAKQCTPCRGGVPPLSRAEAERLLRETPGWTLAADATRIERTFTTDDFASALRLVEKIAEVAEVEGHHPDVSFGWGYCRVVFYTHKIKGLHENDFIMAAKVNELAAVS, encoded by the coding sequence ATGAGTCTCACCGCCAAGCAGTGCACGCCCTGTCGGGGCGGCGTCCCGCCGCTCTCCCGCGCCGAGGCGGAGCGTCTCCTCCGGGAGACGCCGGGCTGGACCCTCGCCGCCGATGCGACCCGCATCGAGCGCACCTTCACGACGGACGACTTCGCCTCCGCGCTGCGGCTGGTCGAGAAGATCGCCGAGGTCGCCGAGGTGGAGGGCCATCACCCCGACGTGAGCTTCGGCTGGGGCTACTGCCGCGTCGTCTTCTACACCCACAAGATCAAGGGGCTGCACGAGAACGACTTCATCATGGCCGCGAAGGTGAACGAGCTGGCCGCCGTGTCTTGA